A single genomic interval of Persephonella atlantica harbors:
- the dnaB gene encoding replicative DNA helicase, translating into MAEEIDITLPHDDQTERAVIGALFLDPSVADLVFNILKPEDFFNPKHRTIYESILNLVEEGKEIDPLVLINYLDLKGKLERAGGKAYIALIGNDAVPPNIVETLAHQLKEKSIARNLILVAKNIIEKSKKAKDINQLIEEAETEIFRLNEDRAVTHYYEIKDVIKETLRIINELSKKETVITGIPSGFYEIDKLTTGFHSGDLIIIAARPAMGKTSFALSILHNVSVIDRRPAAFFSLEMSKEQIAMRLLSLETRIKLKDIRSGFLSPEKLEKLTEKAMEISQAPLYIDDTASISILDLRAKARRLKREKNIQLIVIDYLQLMRSHRRTENRQQEVAEISRGLKALAKELDIPVISLAQLSRQAEMRADKRPQLADLRESGSIEQDADLVMFIHRPEYYKKNPTPEEEGLAEIIIAKQRNGPTGVVNLAFVKEITKFENLAKTTAPYMEKEENLDDTIEESYDNLDLLEEEDIAEI; encoded by the coding sequence ATGGCAGAAGAGATTGATATAACACTTCCCCACGACGATCAGACAGAAAGGGCTGTAATCGGTGCACTGTTTCTTGATCCATCTGTGGCTGATCTTGTTTTTAATATACTAAAACCAGAAGACTTTTTTAATCCAAAACACAGAACAATATACGAATCTATCTTAAATCTGGTTGAAGAAGGTAAAGAGATAGACCCTCTTGTTCTGATAAATTATCTTGATCTGAAAGGCAAGTTAGAACGGGCAGGTGGTAAGGCTTACATAGCCCTGATAGGTAACGATGCAGTTCCTCCCAATATAGTAGAAACCCTTGCACACCAGCTGAAAGAAAAATCTATAGCCAGAAATCTCATATTAGTAGCAAAAAATATTATAGAAAAGTCTAAGAAGGCAAAAGATATAAATCAGCTGATAGAAGAAGCAGAAACAGAAATATTCAGACTAAATGAAGACAGAGCTGTAACCCATTACTACGAGATTAAAGATGTTATAAAAGAAACATTACGAATAATAAATGAACTATCAAAAAAAGAAACAGTAATCACAGGAATTCCATCTGGATTTTATGAAATAGATAAATTAACAACAGGTTTTCATTCTGGAGACCTTATCATAATTGCAGCAAGACCAGCAATGGGAAAGACATCCTTTGCCCTTTCTATTCTACATAACGTTTCTGTTATTGACAGAAGACCTGCTGCCTTTTTTTCGTTAGAGATGTCAAAAGAACAGATAGCAATGAGACTCCTTTCACTGGAGACTCGCATAAAACTGAAAGACATAAGGTCAGGTTTCTTAAGCCCTGAAAAGTTAGAAAAACTTACTGAAAAAGCAATGGAAATATCACAAGCACCCCTTTATATAGATGACACAGCATCAATATCAATATTAGATTTAAGAGCAAAAGCAAGGAGACTAAAGAGAGAGAAAAATATACAGCTGATTGTTATCGATTATCTACAGCTTATGCGCTCCCACAGAAGGACAGAAAACAGACAGCAAGAGGTAGCTGAGATATCAAGAGGGTTGAAAGCTTTAGCAAAAGAGTTAGACATACCAGTCATATCCCTTGCACAGCTTTCAAGACAGGCTGAGATGAGAGCAGACAAAAGGCCTCAGCTCGCAGACCTAAGAGAAAGTGGCTCTATTGAGCAGGATGCAGACCTTGTGATGTTTATACACAGACCTGAGTACTACAAGAAAAATCCAACTCCAGAGGAGGAAGGGCTGGCTGAGATAATCATAGCAAAACAGAGGAATGGACCAACAGGTGTTGTAAATCTTGCCTTTGTCAAAGAGATAACAAAATTTGAAAACTTAGCAAAAACTACGGCTCCCTACATGGAAAAAGAGGAGAATTTAGATGATACAATAGAAGAGAGCTATGACAATCTTGATTTATTAGAGGAAGAGGATATAGCAGAGATATAA
- a CDS encoding MlaE family ABC transporter permease — MGKIKTFVEHVGEATLLLVKTVLVSVKTPPKIRHILKYMEEIGVTAAPLIAITGFFTGGVLVVETYPTFHRFNAEFLIGALVSLSLARELSPVLVALLVTARSGSAMAANIGTMRITEQIDALEVMAVNPLRYLIAPRLFAALIMVPALTILSYASGLLGGYFVGTYLYSINPYLFVEKMKDFTELKDIFGGLYKASVYAVVITTVACYFGYITKGGAEGVGRSTTTAVVVASVLILILDYFLTALIY, encoded by the coding sequence ATGGGTAAAATAAAAACATTTGTTGAACATGTTGGAGAGGCAACATTATTACTGGTAAAAACAGTATTGGTTTCTGTAAAAACTCCTCCAAAAATCAGACATATCCTCAAGTATATGGAAGAGATTGGAGTAACAGCTGCACCACTGATTGCAATAACTGGTTTTTTTACAGGAGGTGTCCTTGTAGTAGAGACATATCCAACTTTTCACAGGTTCAATGCAGAATTTTTGATAGGAGCTTTAGTCTCTTTATCCCTTGCAAGGGAGCTCTCTCCTGTTTTGGTAGCCCTTTTAGTAACAGCAAGGAGCGGCTCTGCAATGGCAGCAAATATTGGAACAATGCGCATAACAGAACAGATAGATGCCCTTGAAGTTATGGCAGTTAATCCACTCAGATACCTTATAGCTCCAAGGCTATTTGCAGCCCTTATAATGGTTCCAGCCCTAACTATTCTTTCCTATGCTTCGGGACTTTTAGGAGGGTACTTTGTAGGAACATATCTGTATTCAATCAATCCCTATCTGTTTGTGGAGAAGATGAAAGATTTTACAGAACTTAAGGACATATTTGGTGGGTTGTATAAAGCGTCTGTATATGCAGTAGTCATAACAACAGTAGCCTGTTATTTTGGATACATAACGAAAGGTGGGGCTGAAGGAGTAGGAAGGTCAACAACAACAGCTGTAGTTGTTGCATCTGTACTTATTCTCATTTTAGACTATTTCTTAACAGCATTAATATATTAG
- the pfkA gene encoding 6-phosphofructokinase, with protein MKRIAVLTSGGDAPGLNACIRAVVRAGHYYNLEVIGVKRGFKGLIEKEFINLSPRDVSQIINRGGTVLLSAREERFHQYQYRKIAAQNLRDEKIDALFVIGGNGSFQGAYLLVKEFGIPVIGIPKTIDNDTYGTEYTIGFDTAVNNAVQAIDKIRDTSMSHERVFVIEVMGRKSGFIALSAGIATGADVTLIPEYPFPMHVIVDSILQARKRGKHFSIVIVAEGVASGKDIAQILSEKLKPYDFGGVRYSVLGYIQRGGSPTAYDRIIASRFGVFAVEQFVKGKENIMVALENGKVVEKPLEVSFGKIKKPDLSDFELNNILTL; from the coding sequence ATGAAAAGAATTGCCGTTCTGACCAGCGGGGGCGACGCCCCCGGCTTGAATGCTTGCATAAGGGCTGTTGTCAGAGCAGGACATTACTATAACTTAGAAGTAATTGGCGTTAAAAGGGGATTTAAGGGACTTATAGAGAAAGAGTTTATCAATCTATCTCCAAGAGATGTAAGCCAGATTATAAATAGAGGAGGAACTGTTCTCCTGTCTGCCAGAGAGGAAAGGTTTCATCAGTACCAGTACAGAAAAATTGCAGCACAAAATCTGAGAGATGAAAAGATTGATGCCCTCTTTGTAATAGGAGGAAACGGCAGTTTTCAGGGAGCTTATCTTTTAGTTAAAGAGTTCGGTATTCCTGTTATCGGGATACCAAAAACCATTGATAACGATACATACGGCACAGAATACACAATAGGTTTTGATACAGCAGTTAATAACGCAGTTCAGGCAATAGACAAAATCAGAGACACATCTATGTCCCACGAAAGGGTGTTCGTAATTGAGGTGATGGGAAGAAAAAGCGGATTTATAGCCCTGTCAGCCGGGATAGCAACGGGAGCAGACGTTACACTTATTCCAGAGTATCCATTTCCTATGCATGTTATCGTTGATTCTATTCTTCAGGCAAGGAAAAGGGGAAAACATTTCTCTATTGTTATTGTTGCAGAAGGAGTTGCATCAGGTAAGGATATTGCACAGATTCTATCTGAAAAGTTAAAACCATACGATTTCGGAGGAGTAAGATACTCTGTGTTAGGATACATACAGAGAGGGGGAAGTCCTACAGCATACGACAGGATAATAGCATCACGGTTTGGCGTATTTGCCGTTGAACAGTTTGTAAAAGGAAAAGAAAATATAATGGTTGCTTTAGAAAATGGCAAAGTGGTGGAAAAACCTTTAGAAGTGTCCTTTGGCAAAATAAAAAAACCAGACCTTTCAGATTTTGAACTAAATAACATACTGACTCTTTAA
- a CDS encoding SpoVG family protein, producing the protein MEITEVKIYPFDTSSIGGRVRAVADITINNTLVIKGIKVIESKHGGLFISFPKKVSSKGTYVDIVQSLDSEFTEKVRRAVVDKYKEIMGIT; encoded by the coding sequence ATGGAAATAACAGAAGTTAAGATTTATCCATTTGATACCAGCAGTATAGGCGGTAGAGTAAGGGCTGTTGCTGATATTACCATAAACAACACCTTAGTGATAAAAGGTATAAAGGTGATAGAATCTAAACATGGTGGACTGTTTATATCTTTTCCCAAAAAGGTCAGCTCTAAAGGAACGTACGTAGACATAGTTCAGTCCCTTGACAGTGAGTTCACAGAAAAGGTAAGAAGAGCTGTGGTAGATAAATACAAAGAGATAATGGGCATTACTTGA
- the surE gene encoding 5'/3'-nucleotidase SurE — protein MEKYRVLLVNDDGYQSEGLKAIRERLLEEGYNVVTVTPDRNMSGSSHSLTFTRPLKIEKLEENFYYIVDGTPADCVHLGYHVILEGRAPDILVAGINTGPNLGNDIFYSGTVGAAREGTMLGIPSVAFSPASSKNPDFYGMSKMAVKIIRQILHKGLPDKVFLNVTFPNIPVEKVRGFLLTRQGRSAYREEIKKYISPSKEVYYWIGGEEALEEECEKGTDYTAVKEGFVSITPIRLDLTDYRGIEIMEKFGFLELK, from the coding sequence ATGGAAAAATACAGAGTTTTACTGGTCAATGACGACGGCTACCAGTCAGAAGGCTTGAAGGCAATAAGAGAAAGACTACTGGAAGAGGGATATAATGTTGTAACCGTTACACCAGACAGGAATATGTCTGGCTCCAGCCATTCTCTCACATTTACAAGACCTCTAAAGATAGAAAAATTAGAAGAAAATTTTTATTACATTGTTGATGGAACACCTGCTGACTGTGTCCATTTAGGTTACCATGTAATACTTGAGGGCAGAGCACCTGATATACTTGTTGCTGGTATCAACACGGGACCCAATCTGGGTAACGATATCTTTTACTCTGGGACTGTTGGAGCAGCAAGGGAGGGAACGATGCTTGGTATTCCTTCTGTTGCATTTTCACCAGCGTCTTCAAAAAACCCAGACTTTTATGGGATGTCTAAGATGGCAGTAAAGATAATAAGACAGATTTTACATAAAGGACTGCCAGATAAAGTTTTCCTCAATGTTACATTTCCAAACATTCCTGTGGAAAAAGTAAGAGGATTTCTTTTGACCCGTCAGGGAAGGAGTGCATACAGGGAAGAGATAAAAAAGTATATATCCCCTTCAAAAGAGGTTTACTACTGGATAGGTGGAGAAGAGGCATTAGAAGAGGAGTGTGAGAAAGGAACAGATTATACTGCTGTAAAGGAGGGATTTGTTTCTATAACACCTATAAGACTTGACCTGACAGATTACAGGGGAATAGAGATTATGGAGAAGTTTGGATTTTTAGAGCTCAAGTAA
- the bioB gene encoding biotin synthase BioB, which yields MEFIKNLADRVLSGEKLTKEEGLKILNTPDELLEELINQASKVRETVFKNEVEFCCLINAKNGACTEDCSFCAQSSKYPTPINAYPLVPKEEMIEGALKAVSIKANRYCIVTSGRRATKEEVQQIAEAVKEITENIPVKVCVSIGSVDEEDLKALKEAGVERVNHNLETSERFFPNIVTTHPWRERYETIKKVQEVGLSTCCGGIFGVGETDEDIVDLAITYRELGVDSIPLNFLIPIPGTPLEKSSSMTPQKALKILALFKLFNPEAEIRLCGGREINLREYHEVAMEIANCLMAGGYLTRAGRPPGKDEEMIKKLGRKLITKREEFSKKRVEV from the coding sequence ATGGAATTTATAAAAAATCTTGCTGATAGAGTTCTAAGTGGAGAAAAGCTTACAAAAGAAGAAGGATTAAAAATATTAAACACCCCTGATGAACTCCTTGAAGAGCTGATAAATCAGGCATCTAAGGTAAGGGAAACAGTATTTAAAAATGAGGTAGAGTTCTGCTGTCTGATAAATGCAAAAAATGGAGCCTGCACAGAAGACTGCTCCTTCTGTGCCCAATCTTCAAAATACCCAACTCCAATAAATGCATACCCTCTTGTTCCTAAAGAAGAGATGATAGAAGGAGCATTAAAAGCTGTATCCATAAAAGCCAATAGATACTGCATAGTAACCAGTGGAAGAAGAGCAACAAAAGAAGAAGTTCAGCAGATAGCTGAAGCAGTCAAAGAGATAACAGAAAATATACCCGTTAAGGTGTGTGTATCCATTGGCAGTGTGGACGAAGAAGATCTGAAAGCTTTGAAAGAAGCTGGCGTTGAAAGGGTGAACCACAACCTTGAAACTTCAGAAAGATTCTTTCCTAACATTGTCACAACTCATCCGTGGAGGGAGAGATACGAAACGATAAAAAAAGTGCAGGAAGTAGGGCTTTCTACTTGCTGTGGTGGTATTTTTGGAGTAGGGGAAACAGACGAAGATATTGTTGACCTTGCCATAACATACAGGGAGCTTGGTGTCGACTCTATTCCTCTAAACTTTCTTATACCTATACCAGGAACACCTTTAGAAAAAAGCAGCAGTATGACTCCCCAAAAAGCACTGAAAATACTTGCCCTTTTCAAGCTGTTTAATCCCGAAGCAGAGATAAGACTGTGCGGAGGCAGAGAGATAAACCTGAGGGAATATCACGAGGTTGCTATGGAGATAGCAAACTGTCTGATGGCTGGAGGATACCTTACAAGGGCAGGCAGACCACCAGGAAAAGACGAAGAAATGATAAAAAAGCTGGGGAGAAAACTGATAACGAAAAGAGAAGAGTTTTCTAAAAAGAGAGTGGAGGTCTGA
- a CDS encoding NAD-dependent epimerase/dehydratase family protein, which translates to MSILITGGAGFIGSHLVEELIKRDEEIVVLDDLSSGKIENIPESDKVIFIEGSITDRKLLRELFSFYNFSSVFHLAAVPSVVKSVENPVETHHVNCDGTIYLLEEIKSTDAVFVFASSAAVYGDYLKNPKKEDMPVNPLTPYAVDKYASERYTLNSYTLYGTKSVALRFFNVYGERQDPSSPYSGVISIFIDRIKRFMKGEKTEIIIYGDGKQTRDFIYVKDVVKAMLLVYKNEKAYGNVFNVGTGSSASLLELLEILKDITGKIPPVKFAPERKGDIKHSCADISKIEEIGFRPDYSLKEGLKKLLKYEEII; encoded by the coding sequence TTGAGTATATTAATAACGGGAGGTGCAGGGTTTATAGGTTCCCATTTAGTAGAAGAGCTGATAAAAAGAGACGAAGAGATTGTTGTATTGGATGACCTCTCTTCTGGAAAGATTGAGAACATACCAGAATCTGATAAGGTGATATTTATTGAAGGAAGTATCACAGACAGGAAGCTGCTCAGGGAACTTTTCAGTTTTTACAATTTTTCCTCTGTTTTTCATCTTGCTGCTGTTCCATCTGTTGTTAAGTCTGTAGAAAATCCAGTTGAAACTCATCATGTAAACTGTGACGGAACTATATACCTTTTAGAAGAAATTAAAAGTACAGATGCCGTTTTTGTTTTTGCTTCATCTGCAGCAGTTTATGGAGACTATCTGAAAAATCCCAAAAAGGAAGATATGCCTGTTAATCCTTTAACTCCGTATGCCGTTGATAAGTATGCCTCAGAAAGATACACACTAAACAGCTATACCCTCTATGGAACAAAAAGTGTAGCCTTAAGATTTTTTAACGTCTATGGGGAAAGACAGGACCCATCCTCCCCATACTCTGGTGTTATATCAATATTTATAGACAGAATAAAAAGATTTATGAAGGGAGAAAAAACGGAGATTATTATTTATGGAGACGGCAAACAGACAAGAGACTTTATATACGTTAAAGATGTTGTAAAAGCAATGCTTCTTGTTTATAAAAATGAAAAAGCATACGGGAATGTGTTTAATGTGGGAACAGGCAGCTCTGCTTCACTTCTTGAGCTTCTTGAAATATTGAAAGACATTACAGGTAAAATCCCGCCGGTAAAATTCGCCCCAGAGAGGAAAGGAGACATAAAACATTCCTGTGCAGATATATCAAAAATAGAAGAGATAGGATTTAGGCCTGACTACTCCTTAAAAGAAGGGCTGAAAAAACTGCTAAAGTACGAAGAAATTATTTAA
- a CDS encoding tetratricopeptide repeat protein: protein MKKVFLLFLISALLMGFFTDVEAEKKSAGSVEKKADEELLKMMLNSFLWSKDLKNAYRVAKKGVKLFPSSKFWLRKAGDLSLWLSKPEEALKYYLRLYSLDKEEKLRDKIIKLSLQLRKYHVAKKLMEEEIQSGKINRWKILVQIYELLGEPEKALNLLKNLYRKYKDVKYLKEIIRIELLIGQLKEAYRNLDYLERIGKLDYRYAVYLSKMLYQKKRYRDSLNILLQFKSSVPDDDVSYWKLVSDIGWGIGDFRSSFYASKKLINTGKGRDVDYERVVLYLTSQGRKNYEEIYRLSYEGWKRYKKEVFLYYTLDSLYRMKKYKKIIHLVENLKEDKKYTLNRYPYLWVYYSSSLEKIGSYQRAVDAYERALKIFPENNDIIVSFLWMLIEHQDIKRLKLYLKRFRGIENKNRALNAVLVAGYVTIQNSSAALPLVAELLKENPDNPDVLMLFAEVLYLSGDEERAESYRWKAYKVMKREIIAYPEKLKDKEFLKNFLYLSFYFEAGEHVEKLLSIAKRILKQDEYYKLKITWLLVRNQPQPAEYILMRLRKAEPWMLLNVYLTNYDRYKINTLLKHSLYRLPIRDRVEGALRVGRVNFSQELAFRGLEENRNDALLYKQMRDIIMENNSSVEFSNLLRDREKNAFLRNSFFIKKYIKKNYFIKFSADNDITLSKNGNIFTNLPSNYSDLKLSFGRNLSKYRYEFGISYLDGLSSSAGFFASLETYIYNRLRLGMNTGLSQRADETVYLFYGGLKDYINPYLNFRIGERLFFEGDIDFSKYKTANGDSLGSGTVFTGRSYYKLRVGYPDFTFGVYTGFGVFHEKAEKGIINSISKHYNPDVLPENYCESGVDFSFGYEHKYYYTGLFRPFFSGTVFYNCITGTGFGMEIGIGGHIFQQDHISGGLRYFQGMQGTNDYIREIFINYRLWF, encoded by the coding sequence ATGAAAAAGGTGTTTTTGCTTTTCCTGATTTCAGCATTGTTGATGGGTTTTTTTACAGACGTAGAAGCTGAGAAGAAATCTGCTGGCAGTGTAGAAAAAAAGGCAGATGAAGAACTCCTCAAGATGATGCTTAACTCTTTTTTATGGAGTAAAGACCTTAAAAATGCCTACAGGGTTGCAAAGAAGGGAGTGAAATTGTTCCCCAGTAGCAAGTTCTGGCTCAGGAAGGCAGGAGATTTATCCCTGTGGCTCAGCAAACCGGAGGAAGCTCTGAAATATTATTTAAGACTGTACAGTTTAGATAAAGAAGAAAAGCTGAGAGATAAGATAATAAAACTTTCTCTTCAGCTCAGAAAGTATCATGTTGCGAAAAAGCTGATGGAAGAAGAGATACAATCAGGAAAAATAAATAGATGGAAGATCCTTGTCCAGATTTATGAACTACTTGGAGAGCCAGAAAAGGCTTTAAATCTTTTGAAAAACCTATACAGAAAGTATAAAGATGTAAAATACTTGAAAGAAATTATAAGAATAGAGCTTCTGATTGGTCAGCTAAAGGAGGCTTACAGAAATTTAGATTATTTAGAACGAATAGGTAAGTTGGATTACAGGTATGCTGTTTATCTATCAAAAATGCTGTATCAGAAAAAAAGATATAGGGATAGCCTTAACATTTTACTCCAGTTTAAAAGTTCCGTCCCTGATGATGATGTTTCTTACTGGAAACTTGTATCAGACATTGGGTGGGGAATTGGAGATTTCAGGAGTAGCTTTTATGCTTCAAAAAAGTTGATAAACACAGGAAAGGGAAGGGATGTAGATTACGAGAGGGTTGTACTGTATCTAACATCTCAGGGTAGAAAAAATTACGAAGAGATATACAGACTGTCCTATGAGGGATGGAAAAGATACAAAAAAGAAGTTTTTCTATACTACACTTTAGATTCACTTTACAGAATGAAAAAATACAAAAAGATAATACACTTAGTAGAAAATCTCAAAGAAGATAAGAAATATACACTGAACAGGTATCCCTATCTGTGGGTTTATTACAGTTCTTCCCTTGAAAAGATTGGAAGCTATCAGAGAGCTGTTGATGCTTACGAAAGAGCTTTAAAGATTTTCCCTGAAAACAATGACATTATAGTTTCCTTTCTGTGGATGTTAATAGAGCATCAGGACATAAAAAGGTTAAAGCTGTATTTAAAGAGGTTCAGAGGTATAGAAAATAAAAATAGAGCTCTTAATGCAGTATTAGTTGCCGGCTATGTTACAATCCAGAACTCCTCTGCTGCACTTCCTCTTGTGGCAGAGCTTTTAAAAGAAAATCCTGATAATCCTGATGTTTTAATGTTATTTGCTGAAGTTCTGTATTTATCAGGCGACGAAGAGAGAGCTGAGAGCTACAGATGGAAAGCATACAAAGTTATGAAAAGGGAGATTATTGCATACCCAGAAAAGCTGAAAGACAAAGAGTTTCTAAAGAACTTTTTATATCTGTCCTTTTATTTTGAAGCTGGAGAACATGTAGAAAAACTGCTTTCAATAGCAAAAAGAATTTTAAAACAGGATGAATATTATAAGCTTAAAATAACGTGGCTACTTGTGAGAAACCAGCCCCAGCCTGCAGAGTATATTCTGATGAGACTTAGAAAGGCAGAACCATGGATGCTTCTCAATGTTTATCTAACAAACTATGACAGATATAAGATAAACACCCTTTTAAAGCACTCTCTTTACAGACTTCCTATAAGAGACAGGGTTGAGGGAGCATTAAGGGTGGGAAGAGTTAATTTTTCTCAGGAACTGGCTTTTAGGGGTTTGGAAGAAAACAGGAATGATGCCCTTCTTTACAAACAGATGAGGGACATTATTATGGAGAATAACTCATCTGTGGAATTTTCTAATCTTTTGAGGGACAGGGAAAAAAATGCTTTCTTAAGGAACAGTTTTTTTATAAAAAAATACATAAAGAAGAATTACTTCATAAAGTTTTCAGCTGACAATGATATTACTCTATCTAAAAACGGGAATATATTTACAAATCTTCCATCAAACTACAGTGATCTTAAGCTATCTTTTGGTCGTAATCTAAGTAAATACAGGTATGAGTTTGGAATTTCTTATCTTGACGGTCTGAGTAGTTCAGCAGGATTTTTTGCCAGTTTGGAAACTTATATCTATAACAGACTGAGATTAGGAATGAATACAGGCCTTTCCCAGAGAGCAGATGAAACTGTTTATCTGTTTTACGGTGGTTTAAAAGACTACATAAATCCTTATCTTAATTTTAGAATAGGAGAAAGGCTGTTTTTTGAAGGAGATATTGATTTTTCAAAGTATAAAACTGCAAACGGAGACAGTTTAGGCAGTGGAACTGTCTTTACGGGAAGGTCGTACTATAAACTCCGTGTTGGTTATCCAGATTTTACCTTTGGTGTTTACACAGGATTTGGTGTTTTCCACGAAAAAGCTGAAAAAGGAATAATAAACAGTATTTCAAAGCATTACAATCCTGATGTATTGCCTGAGAATTACTGTGAATCAGGAGTTGATTTTTCCTTTGGGTATGAACATAAATACTACTATACAGGTCTGTTCAGACCCTTTTTCAGTGGAACTGTTTTTTATAACTGTATAACAGGAACAGGTTTTGGTATGGAAATAGGGATAGGAGGACATATATTCCAGCAAGACCACATAAGTGGAGGTCTCAGATACTTTCAGGGAATGCAGGGAACAAACGATTACATAAGAGAGATATTTATAAACTACAGATTGTGGTTTTAA
- a CDS encoding tetratricopeptide repeat protein, which produces MSGNVDKSIRIFSLWEILGFGIAVVLVLFLLYPEDKLKKYSEISYYKKLEEENLFLSIKYLEEIIKKYPDMKNARILLIYKYIQTGQMENARKALEDYEKIYGKDSSLLLLKYEILKKEAFSYPESSEKRKVLLKKMGRILLEEINRFEDPEFLNYFYKQAVLIGRDDVALKALLKLVKITDKKEWYKKAIKFAISTKNRDVALKLLKQGFFKFHDIFYAEKIIQLYLWKKEYRKAVSFIKEAVRQNIPPENKILLLEKGAEISIWTGRYREAAKFYIEAMRISKNRKSEFFVKALKTLRSGNRLKEAVKLIKKYGYRFIENRRVSKLMLKIALETGDLELARKISLKLLTGER; this is translated from the coding sequence TTGAGTGGAAATGTAGATAAAAGCATCAGGATATTTTCTTTATGGGAGATTTTAGGATTTGGTATTGCTGTTGTTCTTGTTCTGTTTCTACTCTATCCTGAGGATAAGCTGAAAAAATACTCTGAAATCAGTTATTACAAAAAACTTGAAGAGGAAAATCTGTTCCTCAGCATAAAATACCTTGAGGAGATTATTAAAAAATATCCAGATATGAAGAATGCACGTATTTTACTTATTTATAAATATATCCAGACAGGTCAGATGGAAAATGCAAGGAAAGCTCTTGAAGATTACGAAAAGATTTACGGTAAAGACAGTTCACTCCTACTACTCAAGTACGAGATTTTGAAAAAGGAGGCATTTTCTTATCCAGAGAGTTCAGAAAAGAGAAAAGTTTTGCTTAAAAAGATGGGACGGATACTGTTAGAGGAGATAAACAGGTTTGAAGACCCGGAATTTTTAAATTATTTTTACAAACAGGCTGTTTTGATAGGCAGGGATGATGTAGCTCTGAAAGCATTACTGAAGCTGGTTAAAATAACAGACAAAAAAGAGTGGTACAAAAAGGCCATAAAGTTTGCAATCTCTACAAAAAACAGAGATGTTGCACTGAAACTACTTAAACAAGGTTTTTTTAAATTTCATGATATCTTTTATGCAGAAAAGATTATTCAGCTGTATCTGTGGAAAAAGGAGTACAGAAAGGCTGTCAGTTTTATAAAAGAAGCTGTCAGACAAAATATTCCCCCTGAAAATAAAATCCTGCTGTTAGAAAAGGGAGCAGAAATATCTATATGGACAGGTAGATACAGGGAAGCGGCAAAATTTTATATAGAGGCAATGCGCATTTCAAAAAACAGGAAGTCAGAATTTTTTGTCAAAGCTCTGAAAACTCTAAGATCAGGAAACAGATTAAAGGAAGCTGTAAAACTGATAAAAAAATACGGCTACAGATTTATTGAAAACAGGAGAGTATCAAAGCTGATGCTTAAAATTGCACTTGAAACCGGTGATTTAGAACTTGCAAGAAAAATATCCCTTAAACTGCTGACAGGTGAAAGATGA